In Glycine max cultivar Williams 82 chromosome 7, Glycine_max_v4.0, whole genome shotgun sequence, a single window of DNA contains:
- the LOC102668439 gene encoding uncharacterized protein: MAGRNEREQLLTEALNNLAQVMANQGGSGGVTMYHGLDRFQRNNPPTFKGGYDPEGAEAWLREIEKIFRVMECQDHQKVLFATHMLADEAEYWWENTHPRLEGAGGAVVLWGTFRQTFLEKYFPEDVKNRKEMEFLELKQGSMTVAEYTVNFENLVRNFPHYQGKLGRGPNT; encoded by the coding sequence ATGGCTGGGAGAAATGAACGAGAACAACTCCTTACCGAGGCCTTGAACAACTTGGCGCAAGTTATGGCCAATCAGGGAGGTAGTGGAGGAGTGACTATGTACCATGGTTTAGATCGTTTTCAGAGGAACAACCCACCTACCTTCAAAGGGGGTTATGATCCTGAGGGTGCTGAGGCTTGGCTGAGGGAGATTGAGAAGATCTTCCGGGTGATGGAATGTCAGGACCATCAGAAGGTGTTATTTGCTACTCACATGCTAGCAGATGAGGCAGAGTATTGGTGGGAGAACACTCACCCACGTTTGGAGGGAGCAGGTGGTGCTGTTGTCCTATGGGGGACCTTTAGACAAACTTTTCTGGAGAAGTATTTTCCAGAAGATGTGAAGAATAGAAAGGAGATGGAGTTCCTTGAGCTTAAACAAGGGAGTATGACGGTGGCAGAGTATACAGTGAATTTTGAGAACCTTGTAAGGAATTTTCCTCATTATCAGGGGAAGCTGGGGAGAGGTCCAAATACGTGA
- the LOC113002149 gene encoding uncharacterized protein → MCRIFDEDQREKAAFYRNANASHGKEKKSVTHSRAKPYSAPPGKYGNHSRGQRTSEGHHLAGGSSQPVNRVSQPASRGNGGAPATPTRCAKCGRMGHFARECPDNDVTCFNYRGKGHLSTNCPHARREKMSGSLNNQNGRPKTTGRVFALSGADAAQSDDLIQGMCFISQVPLVVLYDSGVTHSFISRVSVEKLALPVSSLKFDLIVNTPASGSVLTSDVCLQSPVLISNRQFLIDLVVLPLSQIDVILGMDWLSSNHVLLNCFEKSVVFPESGVSEGDIFLSANQVEASLREDAQVYMILASMSVETKTPVSDIPLVREFPEVFEEVSRLPPEREVEFSIDLVPGTGPISIAPHRMSPVELSELKKQL, encoded by the coding sequence ATGTGTAGAATCTTTGATGAAGATCAGCGGGAGAAGGCTGCTTTTTACAGGAATGCCAATGCTAGTCATGGGAAAGAGAAGAAGTCTGTGACTCACAGTCGTGCTAAGCCATATTCTGCCCCTCCCGGGAAATATGGAAACCATTCTAGGGGACAAAGGACCAGTGAAGGACATCACCTAGCTGGTGGGAGTTCTCAGCCAGTTAACAGAGTGTCTCAGCCTGCTAGTAGAGGTAATGGTGGTGCTCCTGCTACGCCAACCCGGTGTGCTAAGTGTGGTAGGATGGGTCATTTTGCTCGTGAGTGCCCAGATAATGATGTGACTTGTTTCAACTACCGGGGTAAGGGCCACCTCAGTACCAATTGCCCACATGCGAGgagggagaagatgagtggaagtCTGAATAACCAGAACGGACGACCAAAGACCACAGGGAGAGTGTTTGCTCTTAGTGGTGCTGATGCCGCACAGTCTGATGATCTCATTCAAGGTATGTGTTTCATAAGTCAAGTTCCCTTGGTTGTATTGTATGATTCAGGTGTGACCCATTCATTTATTTCTCGTGTCAGTGTTGAAAAACTTGCCTTGCCTGTGTCTTCCTTGAAATTTGACTTGATTGTGAATACACCTGCTAGTGGGTCTGTTTTAACTTCTGATGTGTGTTTGCAAAGTCCTGTCTTAATTTCTAATAGACAATTTCTTATTGACTTAGTTGTTTTACCTTTGAGtcagattgatgttattcttggtatggattggttatcttccaatcatgtctTATTAAATTGCTTTGAGAAATCTGTTGTCTTTCCTGAGTCTGGTGTGAGTGAAGGTGATATATTTTTGTCTGCTAACCAAGTTGAGGCATCTTTAAGGGAGGATGCACAGGTATACATGATCTTAGCTAGTATGAGTGTTGAGACCAAAACCCCTGTGAGTGATATACCATTGGTGAGAGAGTTTCCAGAGGTGTTTGAGGAGGTGTCAAGattaccacctgagagagaggTCGAGTTCTCGATAGACCTAGTGCCCGGTActggacccatatccatagcaCCTCATAGGATGTCTCCTGTAGAGTTGAGTGAACTTAAGAAACAATTATAG